GTACCACCCACACACCCCTTATCAGAATCTTCTTTCAAAGCTGATTTCATTGATGGAAAATGAGGTCTTCTTAAACAATAAATCCGTAGCTTATCCAAATTCTTCGACTTGAGAGCAACACCGAAAATGGGTCGCCGAGAATTTGAAATCCCATATGAACAAGAAGGTTTCAGACAGTAAGCGGAAGTGGAACACGGACTGCTCTCTAAACAAGAGAAGTACATTTGGGTATTTGTCACTACTATTGACTCCATCTCAAATTACGCCAAATGTGATAataaactaaaccctaaaccaagtCCCTGATTGAAATCAACAGACTTTCTAGCTCCCTAACAATTGCAAGGCACTTCACAGCACTTGAGCGCTACTGTGCAAGCTTCTCGTTATTTACTAAAATCAAAGGGAACCTAATTTTGAAAGAGAAAATAATCATCAGAGAAAACTCACGAGGGAGTAGTTAACCGGCCGGAAATTCTACGTCAACGCCACCGACAAATTCGAGTGTGCGTCGTTGATAAAGGAGCAGTGGGAGCGTTTGGATATTTGTGCTTTGCTTGAACACTGGGGAGTGGAGGTCCTGGAGGAGGTCCAGGTACGCTCTGTTTGCGGATAGAATTAGGGAAAAGATGACCGGGCGAGATATATCCCTAACTGTAAGGCGGCGTATGAAAATGATATTAAACGTTTGGTACACAAATTATAACTTTTCATACTAGACACCACCATTGTTTCTAATATTATCAATTAGACCCCTTCTCTTCTCGTAAAAATTCTCAATTGATCCTTCCCTGTTTGGGTGAGAATTATTACACAAAAGGGGCATTTACACACATGCACCAAATATTATCTTAGTTAAtagggaaaataaaataatcatgcACTAATTTTGTTGATTTAAACTTATAAACTTTCTTCATAGTTTTGGGCttcaaatcaaaactacaaacaagaacatGAACTTATATCATAAATTTGCATACAAAACCAATACGTAAACTTACAAAATTAAGCAAAGAGACCTAATGAAACTAgaaaatatcatcaatcaaaccaatatAGCTGGCTATGGACCCCAACAGGTCTCAACATAATGTCCCCTAATACATCATATATATCCACCAACAGTAACCACACTACCCCCCAATTGGACTCACTTTGACATGacaaaaccaccaccaccaaaatcACTAGAATCTTGATCCTGTTTTTGTTCTTCATGTGGTGCaactttcttcctcttcttcttctcatacCCAATCCCTCTAGCTTTAGCTTGCGTGTCCCTCACTTCCCGCAAATACAACCTCACAGCGCGTGCACCAAACGGGTTAGTCTCTGGATGCCCGCCGTTCTCTTCAAACGCCGCCCTCAGTCGCCCGATCAGAGCGTCGAGGCTACCCCAGGCTTGTTTAAGTGGACAAGGACACGCCGCGGGAGGGTGCGCGTGGCCGAAGAACGGACAAGTCTGGTTGTGGACTTTAGTCTTCCCGAACTGGTCCAAGTACCGCATGAACTCAAGCACGTGTGCTCCACTGCACCGTGAGAGAGCGAGCGGGGGCCTGTGGTTACGCAAGTACTGCCCAAACGTGTTCCAGTCGCGTCGCTTTTGAGACTCGTAGCGGGTCAACGGTGGTGGCGCTGGTGCGGGGAATGGTAAAGGCTGTAAAGCCACATGCTGACTGCGGTGGTTGTTAATTCCTGAACCACCGCTCAAGGCGGCTGCTGCGGCGGCTGCTACTGCTGCTGACATTTTTGAACTGGGTTTTTATTTTCGACAATTGGGTTCTCAACAAtttacaaactttttttttgggaaaagaaGTAATTGAATCGGTGAGGAAGAAGTAGCAGATGGGAGCTACGGAGGATGAGAATTAGAGAGAGTGTGGAGAGACATGAAAGCTGAAGGAACTAATAAGGTTGAGGAGTGGGGGGTAGAAGGGTCCCATGCAATGGAAAAAAATACCCACCCACATAAGGCAAATGAACGTCATTTCAAAAACGTTATCTATTTCCTTTGTATCTTCTCTAGTGAGTGTCTCTGTCTACATGCTTTTATGGACTTAATTAATTCAATAAAAGGGTGGTCTACAATAAGGATGATGCCATTAATGGGATGTTACTTGTTGCTAATCTTAGctaagcaaagcaaagcaaagcataGTGCAAATTATAAACTTTTGCATCACATCATTACAGTCCATTTGTGTCCTATATCTACTGGACAAAAGCTAATTGGTGTGACTTTAatcaatatatatttgaagGGCTTGTCACATTTactaccaagaaaaaaaaaacaatgataagTGGAGAAGGTAGTGATTGTAAGGAATTGATTAGTCATGTCAATAGAGGTTTTGATTGACTGAGCCCTGAAGACGTTTTGGGTGGTAGGGTCTATATTTATTAGGGTGGTTGTTTTTGCCCAAGTAATGTTACATCTTGTCAAGATGTCAAATCCTTCAGGGTCCTTTCTTTTCTGTGCTGGTTTGGTTTTAGTGGCTCATATTCATCCTATCACATATCACCATACACCACAACACCATATCTAATAAGACTGTTCATTCTCTTGCTAGATTTAGCAGTCACTACTCTTGCACGTGCGAAACCAACTTCCTTTTTTGCAAGCAATCTAATTAAAATAACAATAGTTTAGCTTCAATTGTATGATCTCAATTTACTCCCTCTACACAATTGTGTACTTGATAGTTGCACAGGTGCAACATTCAATTTTCGCAAAGAGTCTCTAGGGTTGAAGTGTACGTGATTCAATGATGGCGAGCATTAGTGTGGAGATATATTTTCCTTGAGATGCTGATTTTCTCCAAACAAACAGAACATTAGTGTGGAGATAAATTATGCATATATCTTGTTTGTTTCTGATTCTATTCATTGTTGGAGCCTTGTACACAAAATTGTTTACCTTATAAGTGTGTTTTGTGTgtacgtaaaaaaaaaaaattag
This genomic window from Tripterygium wilfordii isolate XIE 37 chromosome 9, ASM1340144v1, whole genome shotgun sequence contains:
- the LOC120006706 gene encoding protein G1-like1, with product MSAAVAAAAAAALSGGSGINNHRSQHVALQPLPFPAPAPPPLTRYESQKRRDWNTFGQYLRNHRPPLALSRCSGAHVLEFMRYLDQFGKTKVHNQTCPFFGHAHPPAACPCPLKQAWGSLDALIGRLRAAFEENGGHPETNPFGARAVRLYLREVRDTQAKARGIGYEKKKRKKVAPHEEQKQDQDSSDFGGGGFVMSK